Part of the Bacteroides acidifaciens genome, TGATGCCGGTGAATACTTTGCGGCGAATCAATATTGCCGTTCCGCCGAAAGCCGAATATGAGACGGGTTTTGCGAAATGGGTGGAACACTTCTGCCGGATGGGGAGCATCCTGGGATGCCGCGTGCATTTCTTTGCGAATGAACGGACATTGATGAGGCTTCAGCAACTTGTGAAGAAAAAGTATGCAGGGACGCCGACGGAGTTCTCTACGATGGAAGAATGGGAAGACCTTCTTTTATTAACAGGGCAAGTGAATTACGATCACCTGCTGGTGGTTATTTCCGCCCGTAGCGGTTCTATCTCTTATGATTCTTCTTTCGACCGCCTGCCCGCGCAACTTGGAAAATATTTCTCTAATAATAGTTTGATTATTTTATATCCCGACCAGTTCGGCGAGCCGCAGGAGATTGTTTCTTTCTCTGACCCTCGTGGGCATAATGAGTCGCAGCACTATGAAAAGGTTGGTAAATGGTTCTATAAATGGCTAAAGAAAAACTGATGGAAGAAAATAACTGGCAGCAAAGGACGGAACTCCTTCTCGGTGAGGAAAAGATGAACCGCATCCGGAATTCCCACGTATTGGTAGTAGGTCTGGGCGGGGTAGGGGCTTATGCCGCCGAGATGATTTGCCGTGCGGGAGTGGGACGAATGACGATTGTAGATGCCGATACGGTGCAGCCTACCAATATAAACAGGCAGTTGCCTGCCATGCATTCTACTTTGGGACTGACGAAGGCGGAAGTATTGGCTGCCCGTTATAAGGATATTAATCCGGATATTGAGTTGGCTGTTCTGCCGGTCTATCTCAAAGATGAAAATATACCAGAACTGTTGGATGCCGCCAAGTATGACTTTATAGTAGACGCCATAGATACTATCAGTCCGAAATGCTATCTGATTAGTGAAGCGATGAAGCGGCGCATCAGGATTGTTTCCAGTATGGGGGCAGGAGCGAAGAGTGATATTACCCAAGTACGTTTTGCCGACCTTTGGGATACCTATCATTGCGGGTTAAGCAAAGCGGTGCGGAAACGCTTGCAGAAGATGGGAATGAAGCGGAAACTCCCGGTAGTATTCAGTACCGAACAGGCCGATCCGAAAGCGGTACTGCTGACTGATGATGAGCAGAATAAGAAATCGACCTGTGGAACGGTCAGTTATATGCCGGCAGTGTTCGGGTGCTACTTGGCGGAATATGTCATTAAACGATTATAAAAGGCTGTTATGATAAAACTAGAAGGAATTACGAAGAGTTTCGGTTCGTTGCAGGTGCTGAAAGGGATTGATTTGGAAATCAATAAGAGCGAGATTGTCAGTATTGTAGGCCCGAGTGGGGCAGGTAAAACTACACTGTTGCAGATAATGGGTACTTTGGACGAGCCGGATGCAGGTATGGTCGAGATTGACGGAACCGTGGTCAGCCGGATGAAAGAGAAGGCGTTGTCTGCTTTCCGTAATAAGAATATTGGTTTCGTGTTCCAGTTTCATCAACTTCTGCCGGAATTTACGGCATTGGAGAATGTGATGATTCCTGCGTTTATTGCAGGTGTCTCTTCGAAAGAGGCAAATGACCGTGCGGTGAAGATTCTGGAGTTTATGGGGCTTGCCGACCGGGCTTCTCACAAGCCGAACGAATTGTCGGGCGGAGAGAAACAACGGGTAGCTGTGGCGCGTGCCTTAATCAACGACCCGGCTGTTATTCTGGCAGACGAACCATCCGGTAGTTTGGATACGCATAATAAAGAAGATTTACATCAACTGTTCTTCGATTTGAGGGATAGGTTGGGGCAGACATTTGTCATCGTCACTCATGACGAGGGACTGGCCAAAATCACCGACCGGACGGTGCATATGGTCGATGGCATGATTAAAAAAGATTAATTAGGAACCTTATTTCTAAAAATACATACCAAAAAGGTAGAACTTAGCAGAAGTTCTATCTTTTAGTTATATATTTATAGTCGCTTCTCTACGGAAGTCTGTGAAGATGATAGTAGAGTGTTTGTTTTGTTTGTGTGTGATGCATTCTTGTCTGGTGTGATAGGAATGCATCTTTTTTTATAAATCACAACAAACGTAAGGTTCGAGCCTTTCCAAATCTGCCGGAGTGAACTCTTCATAGAGCGATAGCTGTTTCAGGCTTTTTATACTTCCTTTCTTTTTCCGGTATTCTACGATGATTTTCGCTTGATAGAAGTTGATATACGGATGATACGTCATTCGTTCCAGGCTTGCTTTATTTAAGTTGATACGGTGTATCTGTCCGGCGTCAATGGAAAACCAGGGACGGAGCTTCTCTGCTTTTAGCTGAATCTCCTGCAATTGCTCTATCCGGCAGAAGGCTCCCAGCCGCTTACGGTAATTTACAATCTTACGGGCAATAGCGCTTCCGATTCCGGGAATCTTCTTTAATTCGGTTGTATCGGCAGAATTGAGACTGATGATAGTGCCGGGTTGATACTTGAATATGCTATCCTGCTGTGTGCTTTTTGTTGTTAATAGCTGTATTGTATCTCTTGTTTCTCTTGGCTCGGAACTTTTCGCAATCTGAATATAAGGAAGCAGTGTCTTATATTGTTCTTCTGTCAGTCCGTATATTTTCCGGAAGTCTTCCGGGTGGTGGAATCGTCCCTGTTTGCTACGATAACGCAGGATGTTCTTAGCCATCCATGACGGTAGTCCAAGAGACAGAAAAGTCATGGAGTCGGCCGTATTTGGGTCAAAGACGGTAAGCCTTATTTCTCTTTTGGGAGATGACCGGAAGGAGCTGTCGGTAGATTTTCTGTGTGGTTTTATCTCTTCGAGGGAAGAGATAAATTCATTTAATTCTTTTTCGAATTTCTCTTGTTCCGCGGCATCCATCTCTTTGGGATGGACGAAAAGCGTGAAGAGCTTAGGAATTGCGAATGTTCCTAAAATAAGAACGACAAGGACGATAATTCCTTGTCGTTCGGTTTTAGTGAAATAAAAAAAGTCTTTCCACATCATAGTTTGATGAATCCTAATTCGTTGATAAATATCAGTGTGATGGCAACCGGGGCGATATATTTCAATATGAAGATGATTAGTTTATACACGGGAACTTTCAATGAACCGTCATTCGTAATCTCCGACCATGCTATTTTCTTGTCGAGATACCATCCCGTGAAAAGGGAGATACACAATCCGCCGAGCGGCAACATGATTTTAGCCGTAACAAAGTCGAAGAGGTCGAACGTTCCCAGTCCAAGGACCGTGAATCCTTTTGTGACTCCCAATGACAAGGAACAGAATATTCCCAGGAATATACATCCTCCGGTGACCAGCCTTGCCGCTTTTCCCCGGGAGAGTTTGAACTCTTCGTGCAAATAAGCCGTCACCACTTCGTGCAGTGAAATGGTGGAAGTCAATGCAGCCATTGCCAGTAGGGTATAGAACATCACAGAGAATATGTATGCTAATACGGGTACTCCGCTAAATGCCTGTTGGAATACATTAGGCAGCGTAATGAAGATAAGACTCGGCCCTGAACCGGGTTGGATGCCTACGGAGAAAGCTGCCGGAAAGATGATAAAGCCCGCCAATATGGCTACAAGAGTGTCAATGATGCCTACGCTGAATGCGGTTTTAGTCAGATTGGTTTCTTTACTGAAATAGGAAGCATAAGTACAAAGGCAACCCATTCCCAAGCTAAGGGAGAAGAAGGCTTGTCCCATCGCGCTAAGGAATACATTCCCGTCCACTTTGCTGAAATCCGGTTTCAGCAGAAACTCGATGCCTGCACCGGCTCCCGGCAGAGAGACTGAACAGACTACCAGTATGAGTATAATAATAAATAAGGTAGGCATCATAATCTTGGAAGATTTCTCGATGCCTTTTTCTACTCCTTTTACGATGATAAAATGAGTAACCAGCAAGAAAGCCACCAACCATACCACAGGACGCCAGGGGTTGCTGGAGAAATCTTGGAAAGAAGTAATGAACTCATTGGGCGTTTTACCAGCAAAGCCATTCGTGACGGCTTCAAAAACATATTCAAGCGTCCATCCTGCCACTACTGAATAATAACTGAGTATCAGGAAGCCTGCCAATACCCCCATGCGCCCTACCCAACGCCAATGTGTGCCGGGAGCGAGTTTTTGATAGGCGCCTGCGGTGTTTGCTCTCGAACGGCGTCCTATAAGAAACTCGGCAATCAAAATGGGAAGTCCGAGAAGAAGCACACAGCCTAAATAAATCAAAATAAAAGCCGCACCCCCATGATTTCCTGTCTCATAAGGGAATCTCCATATATTGCCCAATCCTACAGCCGACCCGGCGGAAGCAAGTATTACGCCTAATTTACTGCCGAAGTTCGCTCTATCATTTTTCGTCATAAATCTTGTTTTATCTTACAAATCGTTATAAATATACGTATGAAAGTGCAAATATAGAAAATGATGCTTATATTTGCATCGAACCTGTAATTTTATTTAGATATGCTATCTTATATTAAGAAATATCCCGTTTCGCTTTTTATCATATTGACTGTGATTTACCTATCGTTCTTCAAGCCGCCCAAGACGGATTTGAATGAGATTCCCAACTTGGACAAGTTAGTTCATATTTGCATGTATTTCGGTATGTCGGGAATGTTATGGTTGGAATTTTTGTGGGCGCACCGCAGGGATAATGCTCCTATGTGGCATGCTTGGGTAGGTGCCTTCATTTGCCCTGTGCTTTTC contains:
- a CDS encoding ThiF family adenylyltransferase encodes the protein MAKEKLMEENNWQQRTELLLGEEKMNRIRNSHVLVVGLGGVGAYAAEMICRAGVGRMTIVDADTVQPTNINRQLPAMHSTLGLTKAEVLAARYKDINPDIELAVLPVYLKDENIPELLDAAKYDFIVDAIDTISPKCYLISEAMKRRIRIVSSMGAGAKSDITQVRFADLWDTYHCGLSKAVRKRLQKMGMKRKLPVVFSTEQADPKAVLLTDDEQNKKSTCGTVSYMPAVFGCYLAEYVIKRL
- a CDS encoding ABC transporter ATP-binding protein; this translates as MIKLEGITKSFGSLQVLKGIDLEINKSEIVSIVGPSGAGKTTLLQIMGTLDEPDAGMVEIDGTVVSRMKEKALSAFRNKNIGFVFQFHQLLPEFTALENVMIPAFIAGVSSKEANDRAVKILEFMGLADRASHKPNELSGGEKQRVAVARALINDPAVILADEPSGSLDTHNKEDLHQLFFDLRDRLGQTFVIVTHDEGLAKITDRTVHMVDGMIKKD
- a CDS encoding helix-hairpin-helix domain-containing protein, which encodes MWKDFFYFTKTERQGIIVLVVLILGTFAIPKLFTLFVHPKEMDAAEQEKFEKELNEFISSLEEIKPHRKSTDSSFRSSPKREIRLTVFDPNTADSMTFLSLGLPSWMAKNILRYRSKQGRFHHPEDFRKIYGLTEEQYKTLLPYIQIAKSSEPRETRDTIQLLTTKSTQQDSIFKYQPGTIISLNSADTTELKKIPGIGSAIARKIVNYRKRLGAFCRIEQLQEIQLKAEKLRPWFSIDAGQIHRINLNKASLERMTYHPYINFYQAKIIVEYRKKKGSIKSLKQLSLYEEFTPADLERLEPYVCCDL
- a CDS encoding sodium-dependent transporter → MTKNDRANFGSKLGVILASAGSAVGLGNIWRFPYETGNHGGAAFILIYLGCVLLLGLPILIAEFLIGRRSRANTAGAYQKLAPGTHWRWVGRMGVLAGFLILSYYSVVAGWTLEYVFEAVTNGFAGKTPNEFITSFQDFSSNPWRPVVWLVAFLLVTHFIIVKGVEKGIEKSSKIMMPTLFIIILILVVCSVSLPGAGAGIEFLLKPDFSKVDGNVFLSAMGQAFFSLSLGMGCLCTYASYFSKETNLTKTAFSVGIIDTLVAILAGFIIFPAAFSVGIQPGSGPSLIFITLPNVFQQAFSGVPVLAYIFSVMFYTLLAMAALTSTISLHEVVTAYLHEEFKLSRGKAARLVTGGCIFLGIFCSLSLGVTKGFTVLGLGTFDLFDFVTAKIMLPLGGLCISLFTGWYLDKKIAWSEITNDGSLKVPVYKLIIFILKYIAPVAITLIFINELGFIKL
- a CDS encoding VanZ family protein, whose amino-acid sequence is MLSYIKKYPVSLFIILTVIYLSFFKPPKTDLNEIPNLDKLVHICMYFGMSGMLWLEFLWAHRRDNAPMWHAWVGAFICPVLFSGCVELLQEYCTSYRGGDWMDFAANSTGAILASLLAYYVVRPRMNKKENAPKS